The following proteins are encoded in a genomic region of Palaemon carinicauda isolate YSFRI2023 chromosome 19, ASM3689809v2, whole genome shotgun sequence:
- the LOC137658257 gene encoding uncharacterized protein translates to MGSLVEICIKMVKHLINKSIGTNVLEFRDFEFVVSQTCHLVNNRPIAFKEALRDSSNEPVPHPITPERLIHGYDLLSINVIPDLQPDPEIDLEYILGTTPSERIKNNYQKLNAIRKNLIDNYHSEFLATLIKQAVDKKDRYRPCHHQHLNVGDIVLIKETHVKPLNYPMGKITEVIKNTSGEVTNAIVLKGKTNELVKRHITSLIPLLKPDIAEEINPSVNEELDAKPKFRGRSRRRAAVESEKRTRHVLQD, encoded by the coding sequence atgggttctttggtagagatatgtataaagatggtcaaacatttgataaataagtccattggtacaaatgttctagaatttagagattttgaatttgttgttagtcaaacttgtcacttggtgaataaccgaccaattgcttttaaagaggcattaagggattcgagcaacgagcctgttcctcaccctatcactccggaaaggcttattcatggctatgatctcttatccatcaatgtcattcctgatctacagcctgatcctgagattgatcttgaatacattcttggtaccaccccgtcagaaaggataaagaataattatcaaaaactaaatgcaatcagaaaaaatctcatagacaattatcattcggagtttttagctaccctaataaaacaggcagttgataagaaggaccgatatcgtccttgtcatcatcagcatcttaatgtaggtgatattgttttaatcaaagagactcatgtaaaaccccttaactatcctatgggaaaaattacagaggtaattaagaatacaagtggtgaggtgactaatgctatcgttttgaaaggtaaaacaaatgagctggtgaaaaggcatataaccagtctcatccctcttttaaaacccgatattgctgaagagatcaatccttcagttaatgaggaattagatgccaaacctaaatttagaggaaggtcaaggagaagggcagcagtcgagtcagagaaaaggactaggcatgtgctccaagactga